In a genomic window of Candidatus Omnitrophota bacterium:
- a CDS encoding V-type ATP synthase subunit A: MNKRIGHIAEINANMVTVKLDDFVIQNEVAYILHGEQRLKAEVIRVRANCAQMQVFESTTGLKVGEQVEFSNELLSVELGPGLLGQIFDGLQNPLPALAKQCGFFLKRGVYLEALTETEWEFTPLVETGAKVLAGSKLGFVPEKVFKHYIMVPFGLKGVLEVVEISSRLTRKIHERIAVLKDQSGKLHDVFLKQSWPVKVPIQAYAEKLQPSQPLVTKMRLIDSLFPVARGGTYCIPGPFGAGKTVLQQLTSRHAEVDIVIIAACGERAGEVVETLKTFPELIDPRTNKPLIDRTVIICNTSSMPVSARESSVYTAVTLAEYYRQMGLSVLLLADSTSRWAQAMREMSGRLEEIPGEEAFPAYLESRIASFYERAGLVRLHDGTFGSVTIGGAVSPAGGNFEEPVTQATLKVVGAFHGLSRQRSDGRRYPAIDPLISWSKYKGFIDDEKENSAHEALRRSHEIAQMMKVIGEEGTSLKDYIGYLKGEFFDSVYLQQNAFDAVDEATSKERQLYIFDFIHDILFADFKLENKENALHFFQKIGQLFRTWNSSLWNSAEFERIEEEIAILLEEKRIPIEK; this comes from the coding sequence ATGAATAAAAGAATAGGGCATATAGCGGAAATCAACGCAAATATGGTTACTGTTAAACTGGATGACTTTGTTATCCAGAATGAGGTGGCTTATATCCTGCATGGAGAACAGCGCCTGAAAGCAGAGGTAATTCGTGTCAGAGCTAACTGCGCACAGATGCAGGTATTTGAAAGTACCACAGGCCTAAAAGTAGGTGAGCAGGTTGAATTTAGCAATGAGTTACTTTCTGTTGAACTGGGCCCTGGATTATTAGGCCAGATTTTTGATGGCCTTCAGAATCCGCTCCCTGCTTTAGCCAAACAATGCGGGTTTTTCCTTAAAAGGGGTGTTTATTTAGAGGCGTTAACAGAAACAGAATGGGAGTTTACTCCTTTAGTAGAAACCGGCGCGAAGGTTTTAGCCGGTAGTAAATTAGGATTTGTTCCGGAAAAGGTTTTTAAGCATTATATTATGGTGCCTTTTGGGTTAAAAGGAGTTCTGGAAGTAGTTGAAATATCGAGCCGGTTAACCCGCAAGATCCATGAAAGAATTGCTGTTCTAAAGGATCAATCCGGAAAATTACATGACGTTTTTTTAAAGCAGAGCTGGCCGGTTAAGGTTCCTATCCAGGCGTATGCTGAAAAATTACAACCTAGCCAGCCGCTAGTAACCAAAATGCGCCTGATTGATTCTTTATTTCCGGTTGCCCGCGGCGGAACTTATTGTATTCCCGGGCCATTCGGCGCGGGAAAAACTGTTTTACAACAATTGACTAGCCGGCATGCTGAGGTTGATATCGTAATTATTGCGGCCTGCGGCGAACGTGCCGGAGAAGTAGTGGAAACGCTAAAAACATTTCCAGAACTAATTGACCCGCGCACCAATAAGCCGCTTATTGACCGTACGGTGATTATTTGCAATACCAGCTCTATGCCCGTCTCTGCCCGCGAATCCAGTGTTTATACTGCAGTTACCTTGGCAGAATATTACCGTCAGATGGGTTTGAGTGTGCTTTTATTGGCAGATTCTACCTCGCGATGGGCCCAGGCTATGCGCGAGATGTCCGGAAGGCTTGAGGAGATTCCCGGGGAAGAAGCATTTCCCGCTTATCTTGAATCGCGTATCGCTTCTTTTTATGAAAGGGCTGGATTGGTTAGGTTACATGATGGCACATTTGGGTCTGTTACTATTGGAGGGGCAGTTAGCCCGGCAGGCGGAAATTTTGAGGAGCCGGTTACTCAGGCTACCCTTAAAGTTGTAGGGGCTTTTCACGGACTTTCCCGCCAACGCTCCGACGGCCGCAGGTATCCGGCAATTGACCCGCTAATTAGCTGGAGCAAATATAAAGGTTTTATCGACGATGAAAAAGAAAATTCCGCTCATGAGGCTTTACGCAGGAGCCATGAGATTGCCCAGATGATGAAGGTTATCGGAGAGGAAGGTACCTCGCTTAAGGATTATATCGGATATCTCAAGGGCGAGTTTTTTGACTCTGTTTACTTGCAGCAGAATGCTTTTGACGCAGTTGATGAGGCTACTTCCAAAGAAAGGCAGCTTTATATTTTTGATTTTATCCATGATATCCTGTTTGCTGATTTTAAATTAGAAAATAAAGAAAATGCCCTGCATTTTTTCCAAAAAATAGGGCAGTTATTTCGTACCTGGAATTCAAGCCTTTGGAATAGCGCAGAGTTTGAGCGCATCGAGGAAGAGATCGCTATATTGCTGGAAGAAAAAAGAATACCGATTGAGAAATGA